The genomic interval AGGGAAGGGCCGGGATGTCTGGCTCGGCGTCGGCGTCGCGGCCGCCCGGGCCGACTACGTGGCGGTCCACGACGCCGACGCCCGGACCTACTCGTCTGCGGTCGTCCCCCGCCTCCTCGCTCCGCTCGCGATGGAGCACGACTTCGTCAAAGGGTACTACGCCCGCGTCGAGGATGGGCGCCTCTACGGGCGGCTCGTCCGGCTGTTCGTCGCGCCGCTGTTGCGCGCACTCGGAGACCGACACGACGCCGACATCGTCCGCTATCTCTCGGCGTTTCGGTACCCGCTGGCCGGGGAGTTCGCCTTCACCGCCGAGGCTGCCCGAAAGCTCCGGGCACAGCGTGCCTGGGGGCTGGAGATCGGGATGCTCGGGGAGACCTTCGACGTGGTCGGCCCCGACCGCTCCGCACAGGCCGATCTGGGCGTGCACCGCCACGACCACAAGCCCGTCAGCGGACGCGGCGGCCTCTCGGGGATGGCCGACCAGGTCGGCCAGGCGCTGTTTCGGGCCCTCGAAGAAGGCGGTGTCGACCCCGACTACGGAACGCTGCCGGATGCGTACCGCGACGCCGCGACCCGGTTGGTGTCACAGTACGCCGCCGACGCGGCGTTCAACGGGCTGGAGTACGACACCGAATCCGAGCGCGAGCAGGTCGACGCGTACGTCTCCGGCGTCCAGCCACCGGGGCCGGACAGTCGGCTCCCGGCGTGGGACGACACCGACCTCTCCCCGGCCGCGGTGCTCGATGCCGGCCGGCTCGGGAACTCGCTGCCCAACGGGTCCCGGAGCGACTGAGAGCCGCCCCCGGTCACTCCCCGATCGGCTCGATGTCGTCCCGGCGCCCGTCGAGGACGGCGAAGGGTTCGCCGCGGCGCCGTTCGAGCCAGCCGAGGAGCCGTTCGGCCCACCACAGTTTCCGGCGTTTCTCCGGGTCGACAGCGGGGTCGTCGAAGTCCCACCCGACGAAGGTCAGTTCGGCCGCGCCGAAGTGGTCTGCGAGAAACGCCGCCCGGTCACCGTCGGTGAATCCTCCGAAGTTCACGACCGGGGGTGTCGGTTCGGCCTGTGTGGTCGGGACGACCGCGGCGAAGTCGAAGGTCGGGACGTGTGTCTCGACGGCCGGCACGTTGTCCCCGTGGGCGTGGACGGCGACGGGGGTTCCGGCCTCGCTCAGTGCCCGTGTCGTCTCGGGGTTCTTGTCCAGGTCGGTCACCTGACAGTCGACCTCGACGCCGACTGTCTCCAGGCGGTCCGCCGCCGTCGAGGCAGCCAGGACCAGATCGGCCGCCGCGGCCCGGTCGGCGTCGCGCTCCAGTGACGGCCCGGCACCGGCGATGGCGACCGTCGCGTCGTCGATCGCCAACTCGGTCGGATCGTACGTGTCGGCGTCGCCGATCAGTCCCGCGAGAACGTCCCGCGCTCGCTCGTCGCCCGACCGGTCGTAGCCGAAGTCGTCGAGGAGCGCGGCGTACACCGGCTCCCAGGTATCGAAGTGCATAGCAGTCGCTGTCCAGTGAGCGCCGAGATAAAGCGGATTTAGCCGAAATGGCACGTCCGTGTACCCCTACCCGGGTGCCCTTTCGGCTTTCACCCTCTCGTTCTGACGCATCCGGTATAAGTTTTCTCTTACTCACCCCTTTGTTGCCGGGTGAGCAGACGGGCGTCTGACGGTGTGAGCGGGCCACAGGCCGGTATCGGCACGCTGACAGCGCCGAACGGAGCGCCCCGCTCGACTTGTCTGACGCGGGCGCGCTCCGGTCACACATCGCGCTCTTTTAGTCTCGGAGCCGTCTACAGCGCGCCATGAAGGTCAACATCGGGCTTCGAGGATGGCGGTTCGACGACGATGTCCTCGACGACGACGGTCGTGTGCGTCCGCTGGGCACCCTCGACCCCGAGACGAGACAGCGGTTGCTGGTGCTCGCACGGCGGGTCGTCGATCCGTGTGACGCCTGCCGGATGGTCGAAGGCGCAGCGACCGAAGACTGCAACGTCGCCGAGGTCATCTACGGCGAGCCAAACGGGGAAGTCGTCCTCTGTTCGGCCCACGAACCCGACTTCATCTACTGGTTCCGGGAACTCGGCGGCGACGAGTACGCTGGCGAGACCGACATGCGGCGGGCGTTCCACGAGTGGTTCGTCGAGGGCGGCCGTGCCCCCGAGGACTACGAGGGGCTCGAACACGTCGACGAGGACCCCACGGCCGTCCCGGAGGCCCCTTCCCGGTCGGAAGCGATACCGGGGATCGAGGAAGAACTCGACGCGGTCGACGAGGACGACCTCGCCTCGATCGACATCGACCTCGACGATCTGGACGTATGATCGCGGTCGCCGTCGTCGACGCGGAGACGCCGGGCAACGTCGGCACGATCGCCCGGTCGATGAAGAACTTCGGCCTCTCGGAGTTGCTGCTCGTCGACCCGCCCGAACTGGACCCCGACGGAGAAGCCTACGGCTTCGCCGGACAGGCCCGGGACGATATCCTCCCGGAGGCAAGGACCGTCCCGTTCGAGCATATCGTCGAGAACTACCACACGGTCGCCTGTACGGCGGTCCCCAACGAGGACGCGAGCAGTCACGTCCGCTACCCGGCCGTGACGCCGCGGGACCTCGCGGACTCGCTGGCCGATGTCGAGGGCGATGTCTGTGTCGTCTTCGGCCGCGAACGGGTCGGCCTGCACAACGACGAACTCGCCCGCTGTGACGAGATCTGTTCGATCCCCGCAAGCGCCGACTACCCGGTGTTGAACCTCGGCCAGGCCGCGACGATCGTCTGCTACGAACTCCGGGATCTGACTGTCGAGCGCGATCAACACCCCGAGTCGCTGCACACGACCGCAGCGGCCGTGGCCGTCGAGGGACTCCACGACGAGTTCGGGACCTTCCTGGAGGCTATCGGCCACGCCGAGGAGAAACGACCCAAGACACGGCGGATGTTCCGCCGGGTGCTCGGCCGCGCCCGGCCGACCGGGCGTGAGGTCCGGACCATGCGGGGCCTGTTCCGCCGGGCGAGAGAGGGGATCGACCGGCGCGAGGAGTAGCTCAGTCCATGGCGCTGGGGCGCTCGCTCCGTTCGAGGTACGTCGCGGTCAGATACCGGTCGATCCGGTCGACGATCTCGGCGTCGTAGGTCCAGAAGCCCCGATACGTGTTCGGTTCGTCGAGTTCGAACGAGAGGAGCGCGCCCGTCGTTTCGGGGTCGCCGGCCCCGTCGAAGACGACGAACCACGAGTCGGTCAGTTCCGCGGTGTCCTCGCCGTGGCGGGTCAGCCCGTCGATCGGGACATCGGCGTCCGGCGCGCCGTACAGGTGGATGTCGATGTCGTGATCCGCCAGCCGGCGATAGATCCGCAGGCTCTCGGGATCGTCGACCAGCCGCGAGAACGCCTGGAACCCGGTGTGGAGTCGTCCGCTCCCGGTACGGGCGGCGAGTAACTCGATGTTGTGGCTCACGTCGACGAGCAGTGCCTTTTCGGTCGCTCCCGTCCCGAACACGGACCCGTCCAGCCGCGAGAGCAGGTCGCTGGTCCGTCGCGCGTCGAACACGTCCGTCTCGTCCTCGTCGATGTCGATGGCGTTGCGCAACGCGGTGACGTTCTCGCTGGCCAGCAGGTCGTCCCCGCGGTGGAGCAGCGCGATCGACCGGGGACCGTCGACTGTCGTCGACCCCTCTCTGACGGGCACGCTGTGGCGGTCGAAGTATCGCTCGATGGTCGACAGCGACCGCTCGTCGTCCGGGTCGAGCACCGTGAGCGTCGGTCCGTCGTCGCGAACGTCGTCGGCGATGGCTCGCAGCGAGGCCTCCGTGTCCGTGGCGGTTCGCGGCGTCTCCGACCGCCGGGCGCTCGGTTCGGGACTCGCCACTGCCCCGTCGATCGGCACCCAGTCCGTCCCGTCGGTTCCGAGGCCGACGACCCGGAGTTCTCTGGCGGCCTCGCCGCGTTCCCTGATCTCGACGACCCCGTCGACGAACGACCGACACTGGGTCAGGAACTCGTCGTCGACTGTCTCGGAGTGAGCGACTGCGACGCCGAACCCCCCGATCTCGGCGATCCGGTTCGAGAAGACGTGGAGGAACCGGACCACCTGCTGCGGGTCGGCGTACATCGACATAGTCGTCAGCGAGGCGATACCGACCCGGATTCGCTGTGAGTGGTCGGTGTAGAGTCGTTCGAGCGTCGCCATGAGTTCCATCCCGATGCCAGTCAGGTCCGCCGGCGACCCGACCCGGCTGTCGAGTGGATTCGGCAGCTCCCTGTCGTGTGACTCGCCGGCACAGTCGACGACACCGACGGGATACCCGTCGACGGAGCGGCCGAACTCGTCCGCCAGTTCGCTTCGGATGTCACTGGCGCTCCCGTCGGCGGCGACGACGGCGACGGCCTCTCCGGCATCCAGCCCGGCCGCGAGCAACCGGGCGGCGAGCGCGCGCTTGCCGATCATCGGTGGGCCGACGAGCAACAGCGTCGACCCCGGCTCGACTTCGTCGATCGGCAACGCGTCGCCGGCAGTGTACATTGATCCTGCTACGGGACAAGCGTATACAAGCGTACCGGCGTCCTGACAACGAGACCGGGAGAATCAGGCCCGCTGCTGGATCTCCTGGCGCAACACGTCACTCACCGTGTCGCCGTCGGCCTTCCCGCGGAGCGCGCCCATGCACTCGCCCATCAGTGCCGAGAAGGCGCCCATCCCCTCGGCTTCGATCTGGTCGGCGTTGCGCTCGACGACCTCGACGACGGCCTCGCGCACCTCGTCCTCGCTGACGCCGCCGAGGTCCTCCTGTTCGACGGCCGCTTGGGCGGTCAGACTCGGGTCCTCGGCCAGTGCGGTCAGCAGATCCTCGACGCCCTCACGGGGGACTTCGCCGCCGTCGACCAGCAGGAGCGTCCCGCGCAGGTGCTCGTCGGTGAGGTGCTCGACCGCCACACCGTCGCGGCGCAGTTCCGTCAGCGTCGACTCCAGCACGCCCGCGGCGAGGGTCGGATCGACACCCTCGTGGACGACGGCCTCGAACAGCGGCCAGCGCTGACCGTAGGCGACCTGTTCGGCGAGGCCGGCGTCCAGCCCGTGATCCGCCTCGTACCGCTGTACTTTCTCGGTCAGCAGTTCGGGCGTCTCGACTTCGGTCACGTCCGGTTCGACGGGTGGCACGTCGGTCTCGGGGTACATCCGCGCCGCACCCGGGAGCGGTCGGAGGTACCGGGAGGTGGCGTCGTCGTTCGCGTCGCGGGTCTCCTCCGGGACGCCAGCCATGGCCGTCTCGGCGCGCTCGGCGACGGCGTCGATGGCGAGGGCGGCGGTCTCCGGGTCGTCGGCGACGATGGCGACGGCGTCGTCCTCGTCTGCCCCGACGGCGTCCCGGAGCGCTGCGACTTCGGCCTCGGTGACGCCGTAGGCCGGCAGTTCGTCCGTGTGGAAGATGCCGCCGGCGCCGTGGCGCTTGGCGTGGTCGGAGAATTCTGTGCCGAGCCGCCGGTCGGGCTGGATCTCACGACCGACCAGGCCGTCGAAGCCCGAGAGCAGGACGGCCTGCACCGCACCGCCGTCGTCCAGTGCCCCGCGGATGACCCCGGAGTCGGTGTCGTCGAACACGTCGGTCACGTCCTGTGGCTCGCCCACGCTGGCGTCCCGGTCGGCGAGTTCGTCGACGATGTCCAGTAGTTCGACCTGCCGGCGGACCTCGTTGCGGACGATGTCGTCGATGTCGTCGAGGCTCTGGACCCCCTTCAGTTCGATCCGGGCGCCGTCGGCGATCGAGACGTTCACGTCCTGGCGGATGGTGCCGAGGCCGCGCTTGACCTGGCCGGTCGAACGCAGGAGCATCCCGATCCGCTCGGCGGCCTCGCGGGCCTGCTCGGGCGAGCGGATGTCCGGCTTCGTGCCGATCTCGACCAGCGGGATCCCCAGGCGATCCAGCGAGAACCGCACGCCGTCGTCGGTCGCTTCGATGCGCTGGCAGGACTCCTCTTCGAGCAGCATGTCCTCGACGCCGACCTCGCCCTCGCTGGTCTCGATCGTGCCGTCGTTGGCGACCAGCATCGACCGCTGGAACCCCGTGGTGTTGGAGCCGTCGACGACGATCTTTCGCATGACGTGGGCCTGGTCGACGACGCTCATGTCCAGCAGCTGTGCGATCTCTAAGGTCGTCTCCATGGCTTCGCGGTCGACCCGATGGGGCGGTTCGTCGTCCTCCTCGACCAGGCAGGTCGAGTCGTAGGCGAGATACTCGAACTTCCGGTCGACCATGCTCTCCTCCAGGGCCGCCTCGTCGAGCTCTCCGAGCTCGCTCTTGGTCGGGTGGAGGTAGCGGGTGAACTGCCGGTCGGACTCCTCGGGCTCGCGAATCCGGGTCGGACAGTTACAGAACAGCTTCGTGGCCGTGTCGAGTTGCTGGTGGATCTCCAGCCCCGCGACCAGGCCAAGGGCCTCGTAGTCGTAGTCCTCGGTCATTGGAGAGCAGTCCGTGACCGGGGGCAAAAAAACGCACCCTTCGGCCGTCGCCCACGGGCTTTTGTCCGCTCGGCCAAACAGTTCCCTGTGCGCTGGCCGCTCGTCGCGGTCCTCTGTCTCGTCCTGCTGACCGGCTGTAGCGGCCTCTCCGGACTCGACGGGGGCGACCGATCGGCGACGACACCGGCCCCGGTGCCGACGGTCACAGAGCGAGCCAGCACGCCGAGTGCGCCTCCGGGACTCGACGCCGACGGTCTCGCCGGCGTCGGCTACCTCTCGAACGGCCACGAACGCGCCCTCGAAAACCGCTCGTACACGTTCCGCGAGCGGTACACGATGACGACGACCCGCGACACCGGACGGCTGCGTGTCACGCGAAACGAGACGACCGCCGTCGTCGACGGCCGCAACTACAGACACGACCTCGAACGGACACGAATTCTCCCGAATCGGACCGTCGAACGCTACGAACAGTCGATGTACGGCGACGGGCGCGTCTGGTTCGAGCGGCGTGACGACGGGACCGTGGACTACTACCGGGGCGACCTCCAGTTCTATCAGGACGAGTTCGCCGGCGAAGCCGCCTTCTACGTCGATCAGTACGTCAGCGCGAACCGGAGTTGGACACAGCGCGTCCGACGGAACGGGTCGCTGTACTACCGGCTCGTCGGCGTCGGCGGGACACCACCGGGGATCAGCCAGGCCGAGTCGTACCGAGTGCGCCTGCTGGTCGCACCCGACGGGCTGGTCCGGCAACTGAGCGTGCGCTACACGACGACGATCGGCTCACAGACGGAGACGGTCAGCTACCGCTTCTGGTACGAGGACGTTGACTCGACGACGGCTCCATCCCCCGACTGGCTCGACGAAGCCCGGCAGCGGACCGGGAACCGGTCCGACGGGAGCAATCGCTGAGTCGTCCCCTACTCGCCGCCGAGTCGTCGTGGCGCCGCCGCGCTCCCCGCCTACTCGTCGCCTGCTCGCCGCCGAGCAGTGGTCACGCCGCCGCGCTCCCCGCCTACTCGTCGCCGAGAATCCCCCGCTTCGTCATCTGCTCCGGGTCCAGCACCTCGTCGACCTCGTCCTCGTCGAGGTACCCCTCTTCGAGGACGACCTCCCGGATCGTCTTGTCCTCCGCGAGCGCCTTCTTGGCGACCTTGCTGGCCTTGTCGTAGCCGATCGCGGGGTTCAGCGCGGTCGCCAGCGCCATCGACTGCTCGACCCGTTCGGCGCAGTGCTCGGCGTCGGCTTCGAGTTTGGCGACGAACTTCTCGGCGAAGACCTCGCTCCCGTTGGCGATCAGTCGAGCGGACTGCAGGAAGTTCGAGGCCAGGATCGGCTTGTAGAGGTTGAGGTCGATCTGTCCCTCGGCGGCGCCGGCAGAGACCGCGGCGTCGTTGCCGACGACCTGCTTGTGGATCTGGTTGACGGCCTCCGCGACGACGGGGTTGATCTTGCCGGGCATGATCGACGAGCCGGGCTGGTTCTCGGGCTGGTCGATCTCGCCCAGGCCATTGCGGGGCCCGGAGGCCAGCAGGCGCAGATCGTTCGCGATCTTGTTCAGCGAGCCCGCGACCGTCCGGAGGGCCCCGTGGGCCTCGGACATCGCGTCGTGGGCGGCCTGGGCCTCGAAGTGGTTGTCCGCCTCGTGGAACTGGAGGTCGGTCTCCTCGCTGATGTACTCGGCGGCCAGTTCGGGGAACTCGGGGTGGGTGTTGAGTCCGGTCCCGACCGCGGTGCCACCCAGCGCGAGTTCCGAGAGCCGACTGCGGGTGCTTTGGACGCGCGAGATCCCCTTCTCGACCTGGGTGCGGTAGCCGGAGAACTCCTGGCCAAGCGTGATCGGGGTCGCGTCCTGGAGGTGGGTCCGCCCCGTCTTGACGACGGTCTCGAACTCGTCTTCTTTCGCCGCCAGCGCGTCCCGGAGCGTCTTCAGTCCGGGCAGTACGTCCTTCTCGACGGCCTCCAGCGAGGCGACGTGCATCGCGGTCGGGATCACGTCGTTGCTCGACTGGCCGAAGTTGACGTGATCGTTAGGGTGGATCTCGCGGCTCCCGATCTCGCCGCCGTACAGCTCCGTCGCGCGGTTCGAGATGACTTCGTTCGCGTTCATGTTCGAGGACGTACCCGACCCGGTCTGGAACACGTCCACCGGGAACTGGTCGTCGTGGTCCCCGGCGATCACTTCGTCGGCCGCCTCGACGATGCAGTCGGCCTTCTCCTCGGGGATCAGTTCCAGGTCGCGGTTCGCCTGTGCGGCGGCCTTCTTCACGACACCGAGCGCCCGGACGAACCGCCGGCCGAACGTCGTCTGGCTGATCGGGAAGTTCTCGACCGCGCGCTGTGTCTGGGCTCCCCAGTACGCGTCCGCCGGAACCTCCATCTCACCGAGACTGTCCTGTTCGGTCCTGAAGTCCTCGCTCATACGTCTAGGCGGTCCGCGCCCCCGGTCGTAAAAGCCTCCGGTAGCCGTCGATCCGACCCTCGCGTGGACAGTCGTATCAAACACTCCACACGAAACGACGCCTCGATCGGTTTTCCGGCCGATCGAATCTCCGAGTTGTCACGACGGAGTTCCTACCAGGGATTTATCGTCGAAATCTCGTCTCGTGGCGTCTCAGGCGGGATATTCGACTCGTGGTATTCGTTCACTTCCGACAGCCGATTTCAGTCACGATTTATCCACACAAACTGCCGTTATCGCCGCCAATAGGCGTTCTACGGCACGATAGACGTGCATGAATATTCGGAAGCATTAAGTGACACGTCTATCCAGTTAGGGTGAGTTCGACTCCACGGTGACGACCATGATCGACGCTCTGTCTTCGTGCCCGTATTCCGCCCCGCTGGGCCGGCCGTCGGGGCAGTCAGGGCCCACGCAGGGAGAGCGCGTGATGGGACCGACGGACTTGGCAGAACTCACGATCGCACCTTGGTGGACCGACGATGGCAACGGTGCGATCACGCCCGGAGCTGGCAACGATCGGGCAGTTCACTCACGTCCCGCCGGCGACCTGGATACGGTCGGCGGGTCGTCCGAGTCGGCCGAGCCCACGGACGCGGCCACAGATGGCAATGGGGATACTGTGGCCCGCTGCGAAACGGCTCCCCGCTTCCACGCCCCGCCGGAGACGCGGGCGCTCGGGGAGTCGGCTGTCGGATCGGGCGAGTTGAGACCTGCGGCGACACACGACTGACACACAAACCATGCGCGAGATACTCAACAGACTCACAAGTGCCGGAGGCCGTCTCCGGTCGGCGGTAGAACGCGACGAATCGGACGGTAAACAGGTGGCAACGGACGGTGGCACGGCCGTCAAAGAGGGGCGACAGGAGACACTGCGGAACCGACTCCCGGTGCAGTGGGAGCTCATCGAGTCGTCCCCGTTCTGGCTCCCGCCGCTCTTTCTGGCCGGACTCTTCGTCTACGGCGCGATCTTCTGGAACTTCATCATCTCGCTGACCGACTGGGGCGGACTGGGCGACGCGGACTACTCCCAGCTCGATTTCAGTATGTACACGCGGATGGCGGGCGACCCGACCTTCTGGCAGGCGACACAGAACACGCTCGTCTTGCTCGTCGTGTTCACCCTGTTCTGTCTGGCGATGGGGTTGCTGATCGCGATACTCATCGACCAGAAGATCCGGTTCGAGAACACGTTCCGGACCATCTACCTCCTGCCGATGAGCCTCTCGTTCGTCGTCACGGCGACGCTGTGGGCGTGGATGTACAACGCCTCGAACGGTGTGCTCAACAACTTCCTCAGGGTGCTCAACCTCGAAGGGCTGATCATCACGCTGTTGAAACCCGCGGCGGTCCAGGCGACCACGATCCAGTGGCTCTCCTGGTCGACGACGGCGCTCGGCGCGGTCATCTTCGCGTTGCTGTGGCAGTTCAGCGGCTACGCGATGGTCGTCTTCCTCGCCGGACTCCGTGCGATCCCGGACGAACACTACGAGGCGGCCCGCGTCGACGGCGCCTCGACGGTTCGGATGTACATGCGGGTCATCATCCCGCAGCTGCGCGCCCCCGCAGTCTCGGCGTCGGTCGTCCTGATGGTGTTCGCGCTGAAGGCGTTCGACTTCATCTTCGCACTGCGCGGTGACCAGCCAGGGGCGAACATCGACATCCTGGCGACGATGATGTACCGCGAGGCGTTTACGGGCGGCAACGAGTGGGCCTACGGGTCCGCGATCGCGATCGTCCTGTTCGTTCTCGCACTGCTGGTGATCGCACCGTATCTGTACAGCGAGTACCAGCGAGGTGAACTATGAGCACACAGGACGCAAGCCCCCTCGATTCGATCGGAGAGTACCTGAGTAGCCGCGTCGCCCTGTACGCGGTCCTGCTGTTCGGTGTCGTCTTCTATCTGGTCCCGGTGGAGGCGGCGGTGATGACGATGTTCAAGACCGACGCGTTCGTCAACACCCAGCCGTACCTCCCGCCGGCCCCGAGCCAGTTCTCGCTGGACTCGACGATGACCGCGATCGACACCATCGCGCCCGGGATCTGGAACTCGATCCTGATGGCGGTCCCGGCGACGGTGCTGTCGGCGCTGTTCGGCAGCCTCGCCGCCTACGGGCTGACGACCATCGACTGGCGGGGTCAGGTCGGTGTCGTGGTCCTGATCATCGCGGGAATCTTCATCCCGTACCAGGCCGTGCTGGTCCCGATCAGCACGTTCTGGTACCAGATCGTCCCGGACTTCGCGGAGTTCTTCGTCGGGCCCGTCCTGAGTGGCTGGGAGTACCCGGTCGGTAACGGTGGACTCCAGTTGGCCCAACTGACGATCACCCACGTCGCCTACGGGATCCCGATCTGTACGCTGCTGTTCCGGGGCTACTACCAGGCCATCTCCGACGAGATGATCGAGGCTGCACGCCTCGACGGCGCCAGCGCCTTCAGCATCTACAAGAACATCATCTTCCCGCTGTCGTACCCGATGTTCGCGGTGACGCTCATCTACCAGTTCACCCAGGTCTACAACGATCTGCTGTTCGCACTGGTGTTGCTGAACGATCCGAACACCCAGGTCGCGACCCAGCGGCTGGTTCGGCTGACCGGCGGTGTCCAGCAGGACTTCACGCTCACGATGGCCGGTGCCATCGTCGCGGCGTTCCCGACCCTGATCGTGTACATCTTCTTCGGTGACCAGTTCGCGAAAGGTGTCGCATCATAAGGAGGTTCAACTAATGTCACATCTCACACTCGACGAGGTAACGAAGATCTTCCACGACGACGACGAAGGCGAGATCGTCGCGGTCGACGATGTCTCGATCGACATCGACGACGGCGAGTTCGTCTGTGTCGTCGGCCCCTCGGGCTGCGGGAAGTCGACGACGCTCCGGATGATCGCCGGCCTGGAAGACATCACGAGCGGCGAGATCCGCCTGCAGGGCCAGATCATCAACGACCTCCCCCCGGCACGGCGGGGCGTCGCCATGGTGTTCCAGTCCTACGCGCTGTATCCCCACATGACCGTCCGGGAAAACATGGCGTTCGGGCTCGAACAGTCGACCGACCTCTCCGACGAGGAGATCGACGACCGGGTCACCGAGGCGACCGACATCCTGGGCATCCACGACCTCATCGACCGGAAACCGAACGAACTCTCGGGCGGCCAGCAACAGCGCGTCGCGCTGGGGCGGGCCATCGTCCGGGACCCCGACGTGTTCCTGATGGACGAACCCCTGGCGAACCTGGACGCGAAGCTCCGCGCGGAGATGCGGACGGAACTCCAGCACCTCCAGGAAGAACTCGATGTCACGACCGTCTACGTGACCCACGATCAGACCGAGGCGATGACGATGTCGGATCGGATCGCCATTCTCAACGACGGGCGGCTCCAGCAGTGTGCGACACCGCTCGAGTGTTATCACGAGCCGAGCAACGTCTTCGTCGCCGGGTTCATCGGCGAACCCTCGATGAACTTCTTCGATGTCGAGCGCCAGGGATCGACGCTGGTCGCCGACCGGTTCGAATACGAACTGAGCGACGACACTCTGGAGGCGATCGGCGACGAGACATCGCTGACACTCGGGATCCGTCCCGAAGACATCGAACTGGTCGACACGAAACTGGACGAGCACGATTACGACGCCGTCGTCGATGTCGTCGAACCACGCGGGAACGAGAACACCGTCCACCTCACCTTCGAAGAGGGCGAGACGGACACGTTCACCGCCACGATCGACGGGATGCAGTCGGTCAACTGGGGAGAACACGTCACCGTTCGGTTCCCCGAAGAGGCGATCCACCTGTTCGACGCCAACACTGGCGAGGCCATCAAGAACCGCGATCTCAGCTCCGTCGAGAAGGTCGAATCCGCGGTCTGAGTCGCTGTTCGATCTACGCGTTCTTGCGGCCTACGCTCGGTCGTTGCGGGAGCGCCGACGGTCGCTCAGTTCCAGCGGTCCAGCCCGGTCTGGACGACCGACTCCTCGATGCGCTCGAAGCCTCGGCCTACTTCCTCGGGATCGACCTCCCACTCCTCGGTGACGTACCGGCGGGCGGCGCCGATATCCGGCGTGATCTCCGTGTCGAAGTCGTAGTCGTCGCTCACCGCCGGATCGAGGAACAGCTGTCTGATCCGGTCTGCGTGGTCGATGTATTCGCCGCGAGCGTCGAGGACGGCGTAGAGGTCGCCGTACTCTTGAAGCGCGGAGACGGCCGTCTTCGGCCCGATTCCGGAGATCCCTTCGTTGAAGTCCGTCCCCATCAGGATCGCCGCGTCGACCAGTTGCTCCCACGTCAGGTCGTGTTTCGCCAGCGTCGCCTCGAAGTCCATCAGTTCCGGATCGCCCTTCGAAGTG from Haloarcula pelagica carries:
- a CDS encoding carbohydrate ABC transporter permease, which translates into the protein MREILNRLTSAGGRLRSAVERDESDGKQVATDGGTAVKEGRQETLRNRLPVQWELIESSPFWLPPLFLAGLFVYGAIFWNFIISLTDWGGLGDADYSQLDFSMYTRMAGDPTFWQATQNTLVLLVVFTLFCLAMGLLIAILIDQKIRFENTFRTIYLLPMSLSFVVTATLWAWMYNASNGVLNNFLRVLNLEGLIITLLKPAAVQATTIQWLSWSTTALGAVIFALLWQFSGYAMVVFLAGLRAIPDEHYEAARVDGASTVRMYMRVIIPQLRAPAVSASVVLMVFALKAFDFIFALRGDQPGANIDILATMMYREAFTGGNEWAYGSAIAIVLFVLALLVIAPYLYSEYQRGEL
- a CDS encoding carbohydrate ABC transporter permease; this encodes MSTQDASPLDSIGEYLSSRVALYAVLLFGVVFYLVPVEAAVMTMFKTDAFVNTQPYLPPAPSQFSLDSTMTAIDTIAPGIWNSILMAVPATVLSALFGSLAAYGLTTIDWRGQVGVVVLIIAGIFIPYQAVLVPISTFWYQIVPDFAEFFVGPVLSGWEYPVGNGGLQLAQLTITHVAYGIPICTLLFRGYYQAISDEMIEAARLDGASAFSIYKNIIFPLSYPMFAVTLIYQFTQVYNDLLFALVLLNDPNTQVATQRLVRLTGGVQQDFTLTMAGAIVAAFPTLIVYIFFGDQFAKGVAS
- a CDS encoding ABC transporter ATP-binding protein, encoding MSHLTLDEVTKIFHDDDEGEIVAVDDVSIDIDDGEFVCVVGPSGCGKSTTLRMIAGLEDITSGEIRLQGQIINDLPPARRGVAMVFQSYALYPHMTVRENMAFGLEQSTDLSDEEIDDRVTEATDILGIHDLIDRKPNELSGGQQQRVALGRAIVRDPDVFLMDEPLANLDAKLRAEMRTELQHLQEELDVTTVYVTHDQTEAMTMSDRIAILNDGRLQQCATPLECYHEPSNVFVAGFIGEPSMNFFDVERQGSTLVADRFEYELSDDTLEAIGDETSLTLGIRPEDIELVDTKLDEHDYDAVVDVVEPRGNENTVHLTFEEGETDTFTATIDGMQSVNWGEHVTVRFPEEAIHLFDANTGEAIKNRDLSSVEKVESAV